The genomic window CCAGGTGGTTACGCTTTCGGGGTGGACGAAGTGGCGGGCGCGATCGCCGATCCGGTACGGCGGGAGATTTTGACGTTGCTGCGCGGTACCCGCCGCACCGCGGGTGAGATCGCGGGGCAGTTCGAGATCAGTAGGCCCGCTGTCAGCAGGCACCTACGGGTGCTGCGCGAAAGCGGCCTGGTCCATGACGAACTCATCGGCAGGCAGCGGTACTACGTGCTCGATCCGGCACCGCTCACCGAACTGGCCGAATGGATCGCCAGCTTCGACACGACCACAGCGTGGGAGCACCGGCTCGACGCGCTGGAAACCGAGGTCTACCGGACGCGCCGCGAGCACCGCGGCACCTCGGCGGACCGGAACCCGAAGGAGAACACGGGATGACCATCCGACCCACCGGCCGCCTCGACCGCACCGACGGCAAGCGCGATCTGATCCTGACCAGAAGCTATCGCGCGCCGATCGAGGACGTGTGGGCGAGCATCACCGAATCCGACCGCACCGCACGCTGGATGGGCGCCTGGGCGGGCGAGGCGGGTCCGGGCCGAAACATCAAGTTGCAGATGGCCTATGAAGAGGGCGCGCCCTGGTGCGACGCGCATATCGAAGTCTGTGAACCACCGCGGCGGCTCGCGATCACCACCACCGACGACTACGGCACCTGGCACCTGGAGGCGGTGCTGACCGAAACCGGCGGCACCACCGAGCTCGTCTTCACCCACCATTTGGAGCCCGAGGCGAACCTCAGCGAGGTCGGACCCGGCTGGGAGTACTACCTGGACGCACTGGGGGCGGCCCGCACGGGGGCGGACCGCCCCGATTTCGAGGACTACTACCCCTCGATGAAGCAGTACTACGAAAACCTGCCGGACTAGGTCGGCACCGCTGGACGACGCCCGGTGGCTCCGCGGATCGCCGGAGCGAACGCGGAGATGCGCACTAGTCGTCCAGCTGGGCCAGGATCTCGTCGGAGATGTCGACGTTGGTGTAGACGTTCTGCACGTCGTCACTGTCCTCGAGCGCGTCGACCAGCTTGATCACCTTGCGGGCACCGTCGGCATCGACCTCGACCGAGACCGACGGCTGGAAGCCGGATTCGGCGGAGTCGTAGTCGATTCCGGCGGCCTGCAGTGCTTTACGCACCGGGATCAGGTCGCTGGGCTCGCTGATGATCTCGAAGGAATCACCGAGGTCGTTGACCTCCTCGGCGCCCGCGTCGAGCACGGCCATCAGGACGTCGTCCTCGGACAGGCCGTTCTTCTCCAGCGTCACAACGCCCTTGCGGTGGAACAGGTAGGACACCGAGCCGGGGTCGGCCATGTTGCCGCCGTTGCGGGTCATCGCGACCCGCACCTCGCCCGCGGCGCGGTTGCGGTTGTCGGTGAGACATTCGATCAGCACCGCGACACCATTGGGGCCGTAGCCCTCGTACATGATGGTCTGCCAGTCGGCGCCGCCGGCCTCTTCACCACCACCGCGCTTGCGGGCGCGCTCGATGTTGTCGTTGGGCACCGACGACTTCTTCGCCTTCTGAATGGCGTCGTAGAGCGTCGGGTTGCCTGCGGGGTCACTGCCACCCGTGCGGGCCGCCACCTCGATGTTCTTGATCAACTTGGCGAAGAGCTTGCCGCGCTTCGCGTCGATCCCCGCCTTCTTGTGCTTGGTGGTGGCCCATTTGGAGTGGCCGCTCATTCCCTACTTCCTTCAGGTCGATGGCACGTGTGGTGATGTCGACCGTACCGGCACCGCCGGACGGACAACTTCCCCAGCTTAGTGGACGCAGCCGGGCGCAGTCCGACCGCAGCCGGTGCCCAGCCGAGCGCAGCCACCTACTCGGCTGCGCGAGGTCGGTTGAACGGCGGGTGAACTACGCGTCCCGGACCAGGTCCACGAACATCCGGTGCACGCGCAGATCGCCGGTGACCTCCGGATGGAACGAGGTCGCGACGACCTTCCCTTGCCGCACTGCCACAATGCGACCCGCGAACGGTCCGTCGGGCACCGTCGCGAGCACCTCGACGCCGTCGCCGACGCGCTCCACCCACGGCGCCCGAATGAACACCGCGCGCATCGGGCCGTCGTCGAGTCCGGTGAAGTCCAGGTCGACCTCGAAGGAGTCGACCTGGCGGCCGAAGGCGTTGCGCCGCACTGTCATATCGATGCCGGACAGGTGCTTCGCATCCGGGCGGGTGTCGAGCACCTCGTCGGCGAGCAGGATCATGCCCGCGCAGGAACCGAAGGCGGGCATGCCATCTCGCAGTCGCGCGCGCAGCGGTTCGAGCAGTTCGAAGGCTTCGAGCAGCTTGCTGATGGCGGTGGATTCGCCCCCGGGCAGCACCAGTGCGTCCACTGCGGCGAGTTCGGCCGCGCGGCGCACCAGCACCGGTTCGGCGCCGCAGTGCTCGAGGGCCGCGATGTGCTCGCGCACGTCGCCCTGCAGCGCCAGCACACCGATGCTCGGCCGGGCCGGAGCGAGGTCGGCGGCGGCGGGTGCGGCGACCGGGAAAGCGTTCACGTCGGAAAGTTTACGAGCCCGCGCGGTGTGGGCCTGATCACGGTCGCCGTCAGAGTTCCGTCAACGACAGCGCCGCGCGACACGAACCGGGTCGACACTCGCAGATGTGATAGCTGTGTTGCCGCGCAAGGCGCCCGCGCCGCGCGCAGATGGGCCCGCTGCTCCGACCCGCCGAGGCCTCACCGTGCCGACCGGGCTGGCGGGACTCTCCCTCGACGCGATGGCGTCGGTTTCCTACGGTCCCGAGGCCATTGTGCTGGTGCTGGCGGCCGCGGGCGGTGCTGGACTCGGTCTGACGTTGCCGGTGACGTTGGCGATCGCGGCATTGCTCGCGGTGCTCGTCGCGTCGTATCGGCAGGTGATCGCGGCGTTCCCGAACGGTGGCGGGGCGTACGCGGTGGCCAAGGCACACCTGGGGCACCGCACCAGTTTGGCCGCCGCGGCCTCGCTGATCATCGACTACGTGCTGAATGTGGCGGTGTCGATCGCCGCCGGTGTCGCCGCGCTCACCTCCGCGTTTCCCGCGCTGCTGCCGTACACGCTGTGGCTGTGCGTTGCCATTCTGGTCGGCATCACGGCACTGAATCTGCTTGGCATCACCGAGAGTGCGCGGGCGTTCATGGTGCCGACCATTGTTTTCGTCGTTGGCATCCTGACCGTGGTCGTCGCGGGGCTGGTGCGCAGCGAGCCCGCAAGTGTCAGCGAAGGTACAGCGACTGTGCTGGATATGCACACGGTCGGAGTTCTGTTGCTGCTCAAGGCCTTCTCCAGTGGTTGTGCCGCGCTGACCGGGGTGGAGGCGATCGCCAACGCGGTGCCGAGTTTCGAGGCGCCGAAAGTGGTTCGCGCGCAACGCGCCGAGGTCGCGCTCGGTGCCCTGCTCGGTGTCATGCTGATCGGGCTCGCGGTGTTGATCGAGAAGTTCGAGGTGCATCCGATCGACGGCACGACGGTGCTCTCGCAATTGACCGAGGCCGCGCTCGGTCACGGAATCGGTTACTACGTGGTGCAATTCGCGACCGTCATACTGCTGGCGCTGGCGGCCAATACCTCCTATGGCGGGCTGCCGACGCTCACCAAGATCCTCGCCGACGACAACTGCCTGCCGCACCGGTTCGCGGTGAGCTCGCCGCGCCAGGTGTATCGCTACGGTGTGCTGACCCTCGCCATCACGGCGGGCGTGCTGCTGATCGGCGCGGACGGAAATATGAACGCGCTGGTCCCACTGTTCGCGATCGGGGTGTTCGTCGGATTCACCATCGCGCAGGTCGGCATGGTGCGGCACTGGTTGCTGGTCAGGACGGCGGGCTGGCGCTGGCGGATGGCGCTCAACGGATTCGGTGCGCTGCTCACCTTCGTCGCCGCAATCGTCACCACCACAATGAAATTCACCGCCGGTGCCTGGTTGATCGTGTTGATCCTGCCCGCACTGGTGGTCGGCATGGAACGAATTCGCGGCGCCTACACCCGGATCGGCGCCTGCCGCCGGTCCGACGAGGTGCCGCCGCCACCGCGGCCGCGCGACGCCGTCATCGTGGTGCCGGTCTCCGAGGTCTCCGACTTGAGCTGCGAGGCACTGTCCGCGGCGCTGTCGATCGGCAAAGACGTTGTGGCGGTGCATGTATGCCTGCCCGGCGAGTCGGTCAAAGCATTCACCAAGGCATGGGAAGCTTGGCACCCCGAAGTGCGCCTCGTGCTGCTGGAAGACAGCGACGCGACGGTCGGCGGCCCGGTGGCCCGCTACGTGCGGGAGAACTTCGAAGGCCGCCGCAAGGTGGTCGTCATCGCCGAGGTCGACCCGCCGGTCGGCTGGAACCGCGTACTGCCCAGCCACCGCAGCGACGAACTCGAACGCGTGCTGCGCCGAATGACCGACACAGTGGTCTGCCACCTGCGCGTCCAGGTGGGTTGAGCCTGATCGAATTCAGGCGGTCGCGGTGGTGTGGGTCGGCCACACCCACACCACCGCGGTCGACAAACACCGCGAGCCACGATCGCGGGGGTCGTCAGTCGCGGAGGGTGCGGATGAGGCCTTCCTGGACTACCGCGGCGACGAGTTGGCCTTCGCGGTTGAAGATCTTGCCGCCGGTGAGGGCGCGGCCGAAGCCCGCGGATGGCGAGGACTGGTCGTAGAGCAGCCAGTCGTCGGCGCGGAAGGGACGCAGGAACCACATGGCGTGGTCGAGCGAGGCGTTCTGGGTCTGTTCGTCCGGGTGGGTCACCTTCGACGAGCCGAGCAGCGTCATGTCGCTCATGTAGGCCAGGGTGCAGACGTGGAACAGCGGGTCGTCGGGCAGTGGATGCCGGTAGCGGAACCACACCTGCTGCTGGGAGACCACGCCGTCGCGGCGGGCGACCTGATCTTGCGGCACCGTACGGATGTCCCAGTGCTCCCACTCCCGCATCGCCCACAGCCGCTCCGGGCTCATCGTGGTGCTCGCGTCCGGGAGCTCGTCCGGCGGCTGCACCTCGGGCATCACGTCCTGATGCTCCGGTCCCTGATCGCCGATGTGGAACGAAGCCGACATCGTGAAGATCGCGGCACCATCCTGCACACCGGTAACCCGCCGGGTACAGAACGACCGGCCGTCCCTGATCCGCTCCACCAGATACACCGTCGGCTGATCGGGATTGCCCGGCCGCAGGAAATACCCGTGCAGCGAATGCACCTGGTACCGCGGTTCGACGGTGCGCACCGCCGCCACCAGCGCCTGGCCGGCAACCTGTCCGCCGAACGTGCGCGGAAGCTGAGTCTTCGTAGACGCCCCACGGAAGATGTCACGCTCGAGCCGCTCTATCTCCAGCGCCTCTTCGATTGTCGCCATGGGCAGAGATTAACGCCCCCCACCGCCCACCTCCCCCTCGGCTACCAGGTCCTACCCGAGGTTTGCTCTGATGGAGCGGTGCCACGGTTCGTTCCGATCAGTCAGGATGCCCTCGTCGAGCGGGTGGTCGAGCGGGTCCTCGCGCTGCCCGGTTATCGCGTGGTCGGGGTCGATGGTGCCGACGCCGCGCGGCCCCTCGATCTCGCGCACCGAGTCGCTGCCACTCTGCGCGGCACCGGCAGACCGGCCGAGGTGGTGTCGCTGCACGATTACGTCCGGCCCGCCTCCCTTCGGGTGGAGTTCGGCCGGGACGAAATCTCTTACCGCACTGCCTGGTTCGACTATGACGCGCTACGTCGTGAGGTCATCGACGCCCTGCACGACGAAGGTCGCTGGCTGCCCGCGCTGTGGGACGAAGCCACCGACCGTTCGGCCCGCGCGGCGATCCGCGCCGCCGCCGCCGACACCGTCCTGCTCGTCGCGGGCCCCATGCTGCTCGACCACTCGCTCCGCTTCGACCTGACCGTCCGCCTCGACCTGTCCGAGCCGGCCCTACGCCGAACAACTCCACCCGAAGCCCACTGGACCATCCCCGCCCTACTCAAGCACCCCGAAACCTCCACCACCCCAACATTCTTCGCCCGCTGGGACCACCCCGACCGCCCAGCCCTCCGCCTGGACTGACCCGCAAGTGGCACACCATGGAGAGTCGTCAGCCTCCACCATGTGCCACTCGACGAGCAACCAGCTACGCGCAGGCGGGCGACTGCTGGTTGAGGGTGGTCAGGGCTTGGCAGGCCCAGCTCTTCTGGACCTTCCACTTGCCGCCTTCGGCGACGAAGGGGACGTCGATCATGTTTTCCTGGTCGCCGATGACGAATTTCGCTCGGGCGCTGACGGAATCGCCGAATGCGGTTACGTCGACGACTTCGGCCTTGGCGTTCGCCTGCTGGTAGGCCGTGGCCAGGCGGTTGGGCAGGTCGGGGTCGGAGTCGATGCCCTGCACGAGGTCCAGCTTCTCCGCGCTTGGCACCGCCGGGTCGAGTGCCTTCTGCAGCAGCTGGTTCAATTCCGGCACGGTCGGGGCGGCGGGTACGCCGGGGGCGGCAGTCGCGCTGGTCGTGGTGCGGGACGGCGTCGGCGGGTCCTTCTTGTCCTCGCTGCCGCAGGCCGTCAGGCCCAGTGCGGCCACGACGGCCAAGCCGGCGATCGCCATGCGTCCGGTCTTACGAAGCTTCAACTGCTCGTCCTTTGCGTTCGGCTGGTGGATGATGCGGCACGAACGACCCCATCCGGGGTCGACAAGCATCGAAACGTGAAGCTACCCAACGCAATTGTGAGGACATTAAGACAACGCTCGGGCGGGCATGAGAGTCGAACCGCGGGAGTGGACCCGACACGCATCCTCATCTCGCGCGAGGACCGTATGACACGTACGAGCAGGGACCCCTCGGAATCCCTGCTCGTACGTACTCGTCACGCCCGCAATGGGGCGGAGATCACCAGCCGCGTTCGGCCAGCCGGTGGTCGACCGGCAGCTCCTCGACGTTGATGCCGACCATGGCCTCGCCGAGCCCACGCGACACCTTGGCCAGCACGTCCGGGTCGTCGTGGAAGGTGGTGGCCTTGACGATGGCGGCGGCGCGCTCGGCCGGGTTGCCGGACTTGAAGATGCCGGAGCCGACGAACACGCCTTCGGCGCCGAGCTGCATCATCATCGCGGCGTCGGCGGGGGTGGCGATGCCGCCCGCGGTGAACAGCACGACGGGCAGCTTGCCGGTCTCGGCGACCTCGCGGACCAGTTCGTAAGGTGCCTGCAGCTCCTTGGCGGCGACGAACAGCTCGTCGGCGGGCAGCGAGGAGAGCCTGCGGATCTCCTGGCGGATCTTGCGCATGTGCGTGGTGGCGTTGGAGACGTCGCCGGTGCCTGCCTCGCCCTTCGAGCGAATCATGGCCGCGCCCTCGGTGATTCGGCGCAGCGCCTCACCGAGGTTGGTGGCGCCACACACGAACGGCACGGTGAAGTTCCACTTCTCGATGTGGTTGGCGTAGTCGGCGGGGGTCAGCACCTCGGACTCGTCGATGTAGTCGACGCCGAGGCTCTGCAGGATCTGCGCCTCCACGAAGTGGCCGATCCGCGCCTTCGCCATGACCGGGATGGAGACGGCGGCGATGATGCCGTCGATCATGTCGGGGTCACTCATCCGGGACACGCCGCCCTGGGCACGGATGTCGGCGGGCACCCGTTCCAGCGCCATCACCGCGACCGCACCGGCGTCTTCGGCGATCTTGGCCTGGTCGGGGGTGACGACATCCATGATCACCCCGCCCTTGAGCATCTCGGCCATGCCGCGCTTCACGCGGGCGGTGCCGATGGTCTGGGTGGTGTCGGGCGTCGTCACGGCAAACTCCTGGGTCATGTGCGCCAATCGGGTCGCAAGGGTATGAATCGACCCAATTCTAGGCGCGCTGCCCAGGCCACTTGATAGCCAGTCGGAGATGACTGGCCTTGTCAACTACCAGGGGCTCTGTTCGCCACTGCGGCTCACTGGACCGGTCGTCGAAGCCGAAACAGCGGATTCAGCGAGCAGCGGGGCGGTTTCGGCCTCCCCGCAAACTTTCGGCGACGCCCCAGAGACTAGGGCGAGGAGTCAGAGCGGGCCAACGACCAGCAACGTGGCCCAATACTCGGCGGCGGCGGGACCCACGATCGGGAGCAGGAAATCGAACAACAGGTAGGACATGTACTAAGTACCTCCGCACACCGAGCATTTCCCCCCGCCACCGGCGGAGGCCGCGGCCCCGAATTCCGAGTGCCTTGCGTTCAGCACTACCCAGAACCGCATCAATCCAGTCGCGACGGTAGCACGACGTGAACCACATCACAGCCGCTCAGCGGATCGAACGGACCTCCGGATGGGCCACGCCGGAAGCGACGGCAGCGGCTTCGGGCAGTAGTTGGTCCAGGTTGTAGGGGTAGACGGTTTCACCGGAACGGTCCAGGTGGACTATGTCTTCCACGGTGCACCATTTGTGGCCGGTGATCGAGCGGCGTTCGATGACGCTCAGGTTCGCCGCCTGTGGTTCGTAGTTGCGCACGCGGAGGGCGAAGAAGAGCTCTTCGGAGCGGATCAGGTCGCCGTCGAAGGGGAAGACCGCGACCCGGCGCCAGAGCGGGCCGCGCAGGCTTTCGGGATCGGCTTTGTAGCCGGTCTCCTCGTAGAGCTCGCGGACGGCCGCGTCACGCAGTGATTCGCCCGGTTCCACACCGCCACCGACGGTGAACCAGAAGGAGACGTCGGGAGTTTTGGGGTCGTTGCCGCGCATCAGGAGGGTGCGGTCCTGCTCGTCGAACAGCACGATGCGCGCGGTGGTACGGATGGTGTCGACGGAGAGCCCGGTGGACGCGGCCGGGGTGGCGCGCTCGGTGATCTCAAAGTAGGTGGGCAGCGGGGCGGTGCCGCCGAGGTGCAGGATGCGCACCGACCGACGGGTGCGCAGCGCGAGAGTGTCCCGGACGGCGTCGTTGTGGAAGCGGCGCGCGATCAGCACCCGGGCTTCCGCATCGGCCAACTCGGCGACCATCTGCGGCCGCAACTGGGCGATGTCGACCGACGAAAGGGCCGCGGAGAGTTGATTTTCCACGGTTTCGCGATCGGCCCGTCCGACCCGTTCGGCCCGATCGGCCAGTAGCGACAGCTGTTTGGCCTGCTCGGCCCGTTCCGAGTCGGACACCGGTCCCGCGATCGCCATCGCCACCGATCTGGCGACCACCGCCCGGCGGGCCAGCGCCGCATCGAGTGCCTGCCAGGACTGGTCGGAACGCACGTGCAACCGGTCCAGCCGGTTCGCGGTCGAGTAGGCCCAGATGCCGATCGCGACGATGATCGCGGCGATCAGCGCGAGAACGAGAACCGTTGTCGCGGAGAAGGTGATCATCCGGCGGCCCGCACCCTGGTGTCGCCGATGGTCACCGTCTCGTACACCCGCAGGATCTGTTCGGCCACCACCGGCCAGTCGTACTCACCGACCACCTGAGTCGCCGTGTGCACCAGCGTTTCCCGGCGCACGTCATCGGTGAGCACGCCGTCGATGGCCTTCGCGAGCGCCGCCGAATCGCCCACCGGCACAAGTACACCCGCCGTACCGTCGCGAAGCACCCGGCGGAAGGCATCCAATTCGCTTGCCACCACGGCGGTTCCGGCGGCCATCGCCTCGATCAGGATGATGCCGAAGCTCTCGCCACCGAGATTGGGCGCGACGTAAACGTCCGCGCTGCGCATCGCCGAGGCCTTTTCCGCATCCGACACCTGCCCGAGGAAGCGCAGGTGCCCGGCGAGTGGTCCCGCCTCGCGGCGCAGCCGATCCTCGTCGCCGCGCCCGACGATCAGGATCTCCAGGTCACGATGCTTGCGCACCAGCTCGGGCAGCGCGCCGAGCAGCACGTCCATCCCCTTGCGTGGCTCGTCGTAGCGGCCGAGGAACAGCACGGTGCGGCCCGCCCGCGGATAGCCGGGCAGCATCGGCGCCCTGGCGAAGGCGGGCACGTCGACACCGTTGGGGATCTCCACCGCGTCGGAGCCGAGCGCCTCCACCTGCCAGCGGCGCGCCAGCTCCGAGACGGCGATCCGGCCGCTGATCTTCTCGTGGTACGGCCGCAGCACACCCTGAAAGGTGCTGAGCACCAACGATTTCGTGGTCGAGGTGTGGAAGGTCGCGACGATCGGACCCTCGGCGATCTTCAGCGCGAGCATCGACAGGCTGGGTGCGTTGGGTTCGTGGATGTGCAGCACATCGAAATCGTTGCCGTCGATCCACCGGCGAATCCTGGTGTAGGCCATGGGACCGAAGGACAATCGCGCTACTGATCCGTTGTACGGAATCGCGACGGCGCGACCGGCCGACACCACGAAATCGGGCAGCGGGGTGTCCTCCGCGGCGGGCGCGAGCACGCTCACCCGGTGCCCGCGTTCGATGAATACCCGCGCCAGTTCGACCACGTGCGCCTGCACACCGCCGGGGACATCGAACGAATAGGGACAGACCATGCCGATCTTCATGGAGCGCCTTCCGGGCTTGCCGTCGCGTTCGGACCGCTGTGCTCGGCGCCGAATTGCGCCGCCGCGATGCGACCGCGCCGCGCCTCGGACAGGTCGCTCTCCCACATCGGTTGCAGCATGTGCCAATCGGCGGGGTGCTCGGCGATGTTCGCCGCGAACCGATCGGCCAAGATCTGCGTCGCCGCTGCGATACCCCCCGAAACATCCACCGGTGCTTCGACTTTCATACCCCACGCCTCGGCGCCGTCGGCGGTGAACCAGGTGTGCACCGGCAGCAGTGCGGCACCGGTCTCGATGGCCAGCTTGGCGGCGCCCGCGGGCAGCCAGGTGCGCTCACCGAAGAAGGTGACCGGGATGCCGCGGCCGGTCAGATCGCGCTCCCCCAGCAGGCAGATCACCTTGTTCTCGCGCAACCGGTTCGCGAGCTGGACGAACGGCGGCTGCTCGCCACCCGTCAGCGGGAACACCTCGAAGCCGAGGCTTTCCCGGTAGGCGACGAAGCGCTCGAACAGCGACTCCGGCTTCAACCGTTCGTTGACGGTCGCGAAGGTGCCGTGGTTCTGCACCAGCCACACGCCCGCCATGTCCCAGTTCCCGGAATGCGGCAGCACGAGGATCACGCCGCGCCCCGCGGCCAGCCCCGCTTCTAGATGCGCGGTCCCGGCCACCGGAAGTTTGCCCAGCGCCGCATGATCCATGGCGGGCAGCCGGAACGCCTCGCGCCAATACCTGGCGTAGGAGCGAATGCTCGCCTGGATCAACTCGTCCGGCACGTCCGCGGGTTTCCCGCCGATCACCCTGGCGAGATTGCGCCGCAACTGATTCGGTGCGCCACCGGCGCGGAAGGCGCGATTCGCCTTGCGCGCGGCGCGGTCGGCGCCCCAGTCGAACAACCGCCGCGCCGTCGACTCGGGCAGTGCCCGCACCAGCCGCCAGCCCGCCGCGTATCCGGCATCGCTGAACCGCTCCCCGATACTCATGACCATTGCCCCGTTTCCCACACCACACCGCCACCATATGGCGGTCTCACGTTGGCAGCTCCGTCGCGTTCGCCGTTCCCGCCGAGGGGTTTTCGGGATGCGCGGGCGTGATCACGTCGCGCGCGCCCGGCGAGTTGCGCACCGCGAGCACCCGCTGGAACACCGTGACGATGCTGAGCACCGCCAGGATCCACATCGCCACATGCACCGCGTACCCGAGCCAGTCGATGCCCCAGTATCCGGCGATGCCGGTCAGCCCGGCCCCGACCAGCACGATGATGAGGCGGTCGGGCCGCTCGATGATCCCGCCGTCGGCGGACAGTCCGCTGGCCTCGGCGCGCGCCTTGGCGTACGAGATCACCTGCGAGGTCACCAGCACCACCAGGGTCGCCGCGAACAGCGGCTTGTGGTTCTCGTGATACACCGCCCACCAGGCCAGGCCCGCGAAGATGGCGCCGTCGGCCACCCGGTCGCAGGTGGCGTCGAGCACCGCACCGTATTTCGTGCCGCCGCCGCGCGCCCTGGCCATGGCGCCGTCGAGCATGTCGAACATGACGAACAACCAGATCACCATGGTCCCCCAGAACAGGTGTCCGGTCGGGAACAGGGTGACCGCGGCGGCGATCGACGCGGTGGTGCCGATGATGGTCACCGCATCCGGGGTGAGCCCGGTGCTCACCAGCGCTTTGCCCAGCGGCGCAGTCGCTTTGGCAAACGTATCGCGGCCGAAGAAGCTCAGCACTGCTAGTCGACTTCCTTCCAGGCTGCCGACAGCAGCGCCCTCGTCTCCCGTAGCAGCTGCGGCATGACCTTTGCCCCGCCGACCACGGTGATGAAGTTCGCGTCGCCACCCCAGCGCGGCACGATGTGCTGGTGCAGGTGGTCGGCCAGCGAACCACCCGCCACGCCACCGAGATTCAGGCCGACATTGAAGCCGTGCGGCCGGGAGACCCGCTTCATCACCCGGATGGCCTGCTGGGTGAACGCCATCAGCTCGGCGCCCTCGTCCTCGGTGAGGTCCTCCAGGTTGGCCACCTTGCGGTACGGCACCACCATCAGGTGGCCGGGGTTGTACGGGTACAGGTTGAGCACCGCGTACACCAACTTGCCGCGGGCGATGACCAGGCCGTCCTCGTCGGACATCTTCGGGATGTCGGTGAACGGATGCCCGGTCGAGGCGGGATCGGTGGCCGCGGCCTCGGCGATGTAGGACATCCGGTACGGCGTCCACAAGCGTTGCAGCCGATCCGGTTCGCCCGCGCCCTTGTCCACGATGCTGCCCTGGTCGTCCAGTTCGGTGAGTCCGTCGGGCGCCATCCGCTCACTCATACCGCACCCTTGATCTCGAAGCCCTCCGCGGTCGGAGACGCGTTCTCCCGGTTCGCGATCCACTGCACAATGGTGGCCACCGCGCCGGCGACCGGCACCCCGTTCAC from Nocardia iowensis includes these protein-coding regions:
- a CDS encoding APC family permease, encoding MASVSYGPEAIVLVLAAAGGAGLGLTLPVTLAIAALLAVLVASYRQVIAAFPNGGGAYAVAKAHLGHRTSLAAAASLIIDYVLNVAVSIAAGVAALTSAFPALLPYTLWLCVAILVGITALNLLGITESARAFMVPTIVFVVGILTVVVAGLVRSEPASVSEGTATVLDMHTVGVLLLLKAFSSGCAALTGVEAIANAVPSFEAPKVVRAQRAEVALGALLGVMLIGLAVLIEKFEVHPIDGTTVLSQLTEAALGHGIGYYVVQFATVILLALAANTSYGGLPTLTKILADDNCLPHRFAVSSPRQVYRYGVLTLAITAGVLLIGADGNMNALVPLFAIGVFVGFTIAQVGMVRHWLLVRTAGWRWRMALNGFGALLTFVAAIVTTTMKFTAGAWLIVLILPALVVGMERIRGAYTRIGACRRSDEVPPPPRPRDAVIVVPVSEVSDLSCEALSAALSIGKDVVAVHVCLPGESVKAFTKAWEAWHPEVRLVLLEDSDATVGGPVARYVRENFEGRRKVVVIAEVDPPVGWNRVLPSHRSDELERVLRRMTDTVVCHLRVQVG
- a CDS encoding acyl-CoA thioesterase, yielding MATIEEALEIERLERDIFRGASTKTQLPRTFGGQVAGQALVAAVRTVEPRYQVHSLHGYFLRPGNPDQPTVYLVERIRDGRSFCTRRVTGVQDGAAIFTMSASFHIGDQGPEHQDVMPEVQPPDELPDASTTMSPERLWAMREWEHWDIRTVPQDQVARRDGVVSQQQVWFRYRHPLPDDPLFHVCTLAYMSDMTLLGSSKVTHPDEQTQNASLDHAMWFLRPFRADDWLLYDQSSPSAGFGRALTGGKIFNREGQLVAAVVQEGLIRTLRD
- the pdxT gene encoding pyridoxal 5'-phosphate synthase glutaminase subunit PdxT, producing MNAFPVAAPAAADLAPARPSIGVLALQGDVREHIAALEHCGAEPVLVRRAAELAAVDALVLPGGESTAISKLLEAFELLEPLRARLRDGMPAFGSCAGMILLADEVLDTRPDAKHLSGIDMTVRRNAFGRQVDSFEVDLDFTGLDDGPMRAVFIRAPWVERVGDGVEVLATVPDGPFAGRIVAVRQGKVVATSFHPEVTGDLRVHRMFVDLVRDA
- a CDS encoding glycosyltransferase family 4 protein, encoding MKIGMVCPYSFDVPGGVQAHVVELARVFIERGHRVSVLAPAAEDTPLPDFVVSAGRAVAIPYNGSVARLSFGPMAYTRIRRWIDGNDFDVLHIHEPNAPSLSMLALKIAEGPIVATFHTSTTKSLVLSTFQGVLRPYHEKISGRIAVSELARRWQVEALGSDAVEIPNGVDVPAFARAPMLPGYPRAGRTVLFLGRYDEPRKGMDVLLGALPELVRKHRDLEILIVGRGDEDRLRREAGPLAGHLRFLGQVSDAEKASAMRSADVYVAPNLGGESFGIILIEAMAAGTAVVASELDAFRRVLRDGTAGVLVPVGDSAALAKAIDGVLTDDVRRETLVHTATQVVGEYDWPVVAEQILRVYETVTIGDTRVRAAG
- the pdxS gene encoding pyridoxal 5'-phosphate synthase lyase subunit PdxS, which translates into the protein MTTPDTTQTIGTARVKRGMAEMLKGGVIMDVVTPDQAKIAEDAGAVAVMALERVPADIRAQGGVSRMSDPDMIDGIIAAVSIPVMAKARIGHFVEAQILQSLGVDYIDESEVLTPADYANHIEKWNFTVPFVCGATNLGEALRRITEGAAMIRSKGEAGTGDVSNATTHMRKIRQEIRRLSSLPADELFVAAKELQAPYELVREVAETGKLPVVLFTAGGIATPADAAMMMQLGAEGVFVGSGIFKSGNPAERAAAIVKATTFHDDPDVLAKVSRGLGEAMVGINVEELPVDHRLAERGW
- a CDS encoding SRPBCC family protein, which produces MTIRPTGRLDRTDGKRDLILTRSYRAPIEDVWASITESDRTARWMGAWAGEAGPGRNIKLQMAYEEGAPWCDAHIEVCEPPRRLAITTTDDYGTWHLEAVLTETGGTTELVFTHHLEPEANLSEVGPGWEYYLDALGAARTGADRPDFEDYYPSMKQYYENLPD
- a CDS encoding metalloregulator ArsR/SmtB family transcription factor; the encoded protein is MDEVAGAIADPVRREILTLLRGTRRTAGEIAGQFEISRPAVSRHLRVLRESGLVHDELIGRQRYYVLDPAPLTELAEWIASFDTTTAWEHRLDALETEVYRTRREHRGTSADRNPKENTG
- a CDS encoding YebC/PmpR family DNA-binding transcriptional regulator, with the translated sequence MSGHSKWATTKHKKAGIDAKRGKLFAKLIKNIEVAARTGGSDPAGNPTLYDAIQKAKKSSVPNDNIERARKRGGGEEAGGADWQTIMYEGYGPNGVAVLIECLTDNRNRAAGEVRVAMTRNGGNMADPGSVSYLFHRKGVVTLEKNGLSEDDVLMAVLDAGAEEVNDLGDSFEIISEPSDLIPVRKALQAAGIDYDSAESGFQPSVSVEVDADGARKVIKLVDALEDSDDVQNVYTNVDISDEILAQLDD
- a CDS encoding NUDIX hydrolase — its product is MTFSATTVLVLALIAAIIVAIGIWAYSTANRLDRLHVRSDQSWQALDAALARRAVVARSVAMAIAGPVSDSERAEQAKQLSLLADRAERVGRADRETVENQLSAALSSVDIAQLRPQMVAELADAEARVLIARRFHNDAVRDTLALRTRRSVRILHLGGTAPLPTYFEITERATPAASTGLSVDTIRTTARIVLFDEQDRTLLMRGNDPKTPDVSFWFTVGGGVEPGESLRDAAVRELYEETGYKADPESLRGPLWRRVAVFPFDGDLIRSEELFFALRVRNYEPQAANLSVIERRSITGHKWCTVEDIVHLDRSGETVYPYNLDQLLPEAAAVASGVAHPEVRSIR